In one window of Leptospira sp. GIMC2001 DNA:
- a CDS encoding DUF420 domain-containing protein, producing the protein MSLYLIHFGMTLSVICFAIGYYFRKSDNRIHRIFNSIGVLFNLSTAVYLLVMKYLMGGIEENGIVPNVDPWIILTHRIFAATALIMMLVMAYTGMTRKSEIHKRIHIFFIPLYLVVYISGLVIFKYVGE; encoded by the coding sequence ATGAGTCTTTATTTAATACATTTTGGAATGACCTTATCTGTGATCTGTTTCGCTATTGGATATTATTTTCGAAAATCCGATAATAGAATTCATAGAATCTTCAATTCTATTGGAGTCCTTTTCAATCTATCAACTGCCGTATATTTGCTTGTCATGAAATATCTTATGGGTGGGATCGAAGAGAACGGAATCGTTCCCAATGTTGATCCTTGGATAATTTTGACTCATCGCATCTTTGCGGCAACTGCTCTCATAATGATGTTGGTTATGGCTTATACAGGAATGACAAGGAAAAGCGAAATTCACAAGAGGATTCATATTTTTTTTATACCACTCTACCTAGTGGTTTACATTTCAGGGCTTGTAATTTTTAAATACGTAGGGGAATAG